A genomic region of Notamacropus eugenii isolate mMacEug1 chromosome 3, mMacEug1.pri_v2, whole genome shotgun sequence contains the following coding sequences:
- the ASCL1 gene encoding achaete-scute homolog 1 has translation MESPSKMESAGAGQPPPAPPQPAPPQPQPFLQPAACFFAAAAAAAAAAAAAAAQSAQKPAAAPQPSPADGQASGGAPKAAPKQAKRPRSSSPELMRCKRRLNFSGFGYSLPQQQPAAVARRNERERNRVKLVNLGFATLREHVPNGAANKKMSKVETLRSAVEYIRALQQLLDEHDAVSAAFQAGVLSPTISPSYSNDLNSMAGSPVSSYSSDEGSYDPLSPEEQELLDFTNWF, from the coding sequence ATGGAGAGCCCGTCCAAGATGGAAAGCGCGGGGGCCGGCCAGCCGCCGCCCGCTCCGCCGCAGCCCGCTCCGCCCCAGCCGCAGCCCTTCCTGCAGCCCGCCGCCTGCTTCTTCGCGGcggccgcggcggcggcggcggcggcggcagcggcggctgCCCAGAGCGCGCAGAAGCCGGCGGCGGCGCCGCAGCCCAGCCCGGCCGACGGCCAAGCCTCGGGGGGCGCTCCCAAGGCTGCGCCCAAGCAGGCCAAGCGGCCGCGCTCCTCGTCGCCCGAGCTGATGCGCTGCAAGCGGCGCCTCAACTTCAGCGGCTTCGGCTACAGCCTGCCGCAGCAGCAGCCGGCGGCAGTGGCCCGGCGCAACGAGCGCGAGCGCAACCGCGTCAAGCTGGTCAACCTGGGCTTCGCCACGCTGCGGGAGCACGTCCCCAACGGCGCGGCCAACAAGAAGATGAGCAAGGTGGAGACGCTGCGCTCGGCCGTCGAGTACATCCGCGCCCTGCAGCAGCTGCTGGACGAGCACGACGCCGTCAGCGCTGCCTTCCAGGCCGGCGTGCTCTCGCCCACCATCTCCCCCAGCTACTCCAACGACTTGAACTCCATGGCCGGCTCCCCGGTCTCGTCCTACTCGTCCGACGAGGGCTCCTACGACCCGCTCAGTCCGGAGGAGCAGGAACTTCTGGACTTTACAAATTGGTTCTGA